The following proteins are encoded in a genomic region of Paenibacillus sp. FSL R7-0273:
- a CDS encoding CoA-acylating methylmalonate-semialdehyde dehydrogenase, whose amino-acid sequence MSLVLRQAEKVRNYVNGIWTVSASGKEEEVFNPATGEVIAYVPLSSREEVDAAVQAAAEAYKSWKRIAVPRRARYFFQYQQLLQQHRDELAELITLENGKNREEALGEVQRGIECVEFASGAPTLMMGSQLPDIASGIESGMYRYPLGVVGGIAPFNFPMMVPCWMFPLAVACGNTFVLKPSERTPLLVNRLAELFAEAGFPPGVLNVVHGAHEVVNGLLMHEEVKAVSFVGSQPVAEYVYKQGTAYGKRVQALAGAKNHSIVLPDADLDNAVKNITAAAFGSAGERCMACSVVVVHEAVADELVSRLLQAADSLKIGDGREEGVFLGPVIREANKERTIRYIETGISEQAMLVRDGRKDSAAAGAGYFLGPTIFDHVQPGMTIWQDEIFAPLLCVVRVRDLAEAIEITNRSPFANGACLYTDSARAVREFREEIDAGMLGVNLGVPAPMAFFPFSGYKKSFYGDLHANGRDGVEFYTRKKMITARY is encoded by the coding sequence ATGTCTCTGGTATTGAGGCAGGCGGAGAAGGTCAGGAACTATGTGAACGGGATATGGACGGTATCAGCCTCCGGGAAGGAAGAGGAGGTGTTTAATCCTGCTACCGGCGAGGTGATCGCATATGTCCCGCTATCAAGCAGGGAAGAGGTGGATGCTGCGGTGCAGGCAGCGGCAGAAGCGTATAAATCATGGAAGAGGATAGCTGTCCCCCGGAGGGCCCGCTATTTCTTCCAGTACCAGCAGCTGCTGCAGCAGCACCGGGATGAGCTGGCGGAGCTGATTACGCTGGAGAACGGCAAGAACAGGGAAGAGGCGCTGGGTGAGGTGCAGCGCGGCATTGAATGCGTGGAGTTCGCCTCAGGAGCTCCTACGCTGATGATGGGCAGCCAGCTGCCGGACATTGCATCCGGAATTGAATCCGGAATGTACCGCTATCCCTTAGGGGTGGTCGGCGGCATCGCCCCGTTTAACTTTCCGATGATGGTGCCCTGCTGGATGTTCCCGCTGGCGGTTGCCTGCGGCAACACCTTTGTTCTGAAGCCGTCGGAGCGGACGCCGCTGCTGGTTAACCGGCTGGCGGAGCTGTTCGCCGAAGCGGGGTTCCCGCCGGGCGTGCTGAATGTGGTTCACGGTGCGCATGAAGTGGTGAACGGCCTGCTTATGCATGAGGAGGTAAAGGCGGTGTCCTTTGTCGGCTCACAGCCGGTGGCGGAATATGTCTATAAGCAGGGGACGGCTTATGGCAAGCGTGTGCAGGCGCTTGCAGGTGCCAAGAATCACTCGATTGTGCTGCCGGATGCCGACCTGGACAATGCTGTGAAGAATATTACTGCGGCTGCCTTCGGCTCAGCAGGTGAACGCTGTATGGCCTGCTCTGTTGTGGTTGTGCATGAAGCCGTCGCCGATGAGCTGGTCAGCCGCCTGCTTCAGGCTGCTGACAGCCTGAAAATCGGGGACGGCAGGGAAGAGGGCGTGTTCCTTGGTCCGGTCATCCGTGAGGCGAATAAGGAGCGGACGATCCGCTATATCGAAACCGGCATCAGTGAGCAGGCTATGCTGGTACGCGACGGCCGGAAGGATAGCGCAGCAGCAGGTGCAGGCTATTTCCTGGGGCCGACGATCTTTGACCATGTGCAGCCGGGGATGACCATCTGGCAGGATGAGATTTTTGCTCCGCTGCTGTGCGTTGTGCGCGTCAGGGATCTCGCAGAAGCGATAGAGATCACGAACCGCTCGCCGTTTGCCAACGGCGCCTGCCTCTATACGGACAGTGCCAGGGCGGTCCGTGAGTTCCGGGAAGAGATTGACGCGGGAATGCTT
- a CDS encoding ABC transporter substrate-binding protein — protein sequence MKNGKKGRFRGGLLLASMIMILSLLAGCGGGNNTNAPAAGANGAAEASASPEAGAPAAPAAEPVTVKLQLKWVPQAQFAGYFLAQDKGYYAEEGLNVEILPGGPDIVPEQQVAGGSADIGVDWVASLLTSQEQEMPLVQIAQIYQKSGLVLVSKKDAGINGPADLKGKKVGNWMGGNEFELLALFDKYGLDSNKDLNFTKQGFTMDQFLGGEIDAASAMTYNEYQVVLESGIKAEELNVIDMNNEGVAMLEDNLFANSEWLEDNKETAAKFVRASLKGWKDAIADPEAAVDSVMKLAEEGSTTREHQLTMMTEVAKLIQPEGFDIARLGYTDAAAFQQTADIALKFGVIKEAADVSAAYTNEIVEMAAQ from the coding sequence GTGAAGAACGGGAAAAAGGGTAGGTTTCGCGGCGGACTGCTGCTGGCTTCAATGATCATGATCCTCTCTCTGCTGGCAGGCTGCGGAGGCGGCAACAATACGAACGCGCCGGCGGCAGGAGCAAATGGAGCGGCGGAGGCCTCTGCATCTCCGGAAGCGGGAGCGCCGGCCGCGCCGGCGGCAGAACCGGTGACAGTTAAGCTGCAACTGAAATGGGTGCCCCAGGCACAGTTTGCCGGTTATTTTCTGGCGCAGGATAAGGGGTACTATGCTGAAGAGGGGCTGAATGTTGAAATTTTGCCGGGCGGGCCGGATATTGTACCTGAACAGCAGGTGGCCGGGGGTTCGGCAGACATTGGTGTGGACTGGGTAGCAAGTCTGCTGACCAGCCAGGAGCAGGAAATGCCGCTTGTGCAGATTGCGCAGATCTATCAGAAGAGCGGGCTGGTGCTGGTGTCGAAGAAGGATGCGGGTATTAACGGCCCGGCAGACCTGAAGGGCAAAAAGGTCGGGAACTGGATGGGCGGCAATGAGTTCGAGCTGCTGGCGCTGTTTGACAAATACGGGCTGGATTCGAATAAGGATCTGAATTTTACGAAGCAGGGCTTTACGATGGACCAGTTCCTCGGCGGTGAAATTGATGCGGCTTCAGCCATGACCTACAACGAATATCAGGTTGTGCTGGAGTCAGGCATTAAGGCCGAGGAGCTGAATGTCATCGATATGAACAACGAAGGGGTGGCCATGCTTGAAGACAACCTCTTTGCCAATTCAGAATGGCTGGAGGACAACAAGGAGACGGCAGCCAAGTTCGTCCGCGCCTCGCTGAAGGGCTGGAAGGATGCGATTGCTGATCCGGAGGCTGCCGTAGACAGTGTTATGAAGCTGGCTGAGGAAGGCAGTACAACCCGTGAGCATCAGCTGACGATGATGACTGAGGTCGCCAAGCTGATTCAGCCGGAGGGCTTTGATATTGCCAGGCTGGGGTATACCGATGCTGCGGCCTTCCAGCAGACGGCAGATATTGCCCTCAAGTTCGGGGTAATCAAAGAGGCTGCCGATGTAAGTGCAGCCTATACGAACGAAATTGTTGAAATGGCAGCGCAGTAA
- a CDS encoding ABC transporter permease yields the protein MRSSSVQEPSYLAAAGGDSPASSLITTKENEYLASKKQRGRRYLFKWLNPGVILPLAAGVIFLLLWELEMFHKLFDLKKYQLPLPSAIWEAMRENYSLLLSYTGYTLTEAVLGMLIGSACGFLIALAATAWPRWGGGSLTLVAALNAVPIVALAPIMNLWFGDGIGSRAAIVTATTMAAMAINAYKGMSAVDPLALDLMHSYAAGKPAVFRHLRIKNSLPYVFTALKINATASMIGAIVGEFFFSSRGLGYLLSNSIKVAKMPLGWSCIVLAAVAGVIFYLAVERLEKVFIKWHPSQRS from the coding sequence ATGAGGAGCAGTTCAGTGCAGGAGCCCTCGTATCTGGCTGCTGCAGGAGGAGACAGTCCGGCTTCATCTCTTATAACAACGAAAGAAAATGAGTATTTAGCTTCTAAGAAGCAAAGAGGGCGGCGGTATTTGTTCAAATGGCTTAATCCCGGAGTGATTTTACCGCTGGCCGCGGGTGTAATCTTCCTGCTCCTGTGGGAGCTTGAGATGTTTCATAAACTGTTTGATCTGAAAAAATACCAGCTCCCGCTCCCGTCGGCGATCTGGGAGGCGATGCGTGAGAATTACAGCCTGCTGCTGTCCTACACCGGCTATACCCTGACTGAGGCGGTGCTGGGTATGCTGATCGGCTCAGCCTGCGGCTTTCTGATTGCGCTGGCGGCAACCGCCTGGCCGCGCTGGGGCGGCGGCAGCTTGACCCTGGTGGCGGCGCTTAATGCAGTGCCGATTGTGGCACTGGCGCCGATTATGAACCTGTGGTTCGGCGACGGCATCGGCTCGCGGGCGGCTATCGTTACCGCAACCACAATGGCGGCAATGGCAATCAATGCCTACAAGGGGATGTCGGCGGTAGATCCGCTGGCGCTGGATCTGATGCATTCCTATGCGGCCGGCAAGCCTGCGGTATTCCGGCATTTGCGGATTAAGAACAGCCTGCCGTATGTATTCACGGCGCTCAAGATCAATGCGACCGCAAGTATGATTGGAGCTATTGTCGGCGAATTTTTCTTTTCCTCGCGGGGGCTGGGTTATCTGCTCTCCAATTCCATCAAGGTGGCCAAGATGCCGCTGGGGTGGTCGTGTATTGTGCTGGCGGCTGTTGCCGGTGTTATCTTCTATCTGGCTGTGGAACGGCTGGAAAAGGTGTTTATCAAATGGCATCCTTCCCAGCGTTCATAG
- a CDS encoding ABC transporter permease: protein MKANSLLRSRHLPLLVWICGLLAVWEAVSWLLLHVVQTPLAQSKLPYVHEVAATLWKYSGTLLKEGGATFGNAGIGFLIGAAAGVLLAVLMSLSRTIERLAFPYAVASQMIPILGLAPIIYGIVRDEQVSRVIISGYITFFPVALNMLRGLRSVDLSAVELMHSYAARPWAVYWKLKLPAALPGLFSGLKIAAPLAVTGAILVELMGAQHGIGVIMLRNLYYGPSHTYMFWSTVVVGALLGIASYWLITLIERLIAPWQPEFRSKGGDR, encoded by the coding sequence ATGAAGGCGAACAGCTTGCTGCGCAGCCGTCACCTGCCGCTGCTTGTATGGATCTGCGGCCTGCTGGCGGTCTGGGAGGCGGTCTCCTGGCTGCTGCTGCATGTGGTGCAGACGCCGCTGGCCCAGTCGAAGCTGCCCTATGTCCATGAAGTGGCAGCAACCTTATGGAAATATAGCGGAACGCTGCTGAAGGAGGGCGGAGCAACCTTCGGCAATGCGGGCATAGGCTTTCTGATTGGTGCCGCCGCCGGCGTGCTGCTGGCTGTGCTGATGAGCCTGTCCAGGACGATCGAGCGGCTCGCCTTTCCCTACGCGGTTGCTTCGCAGATGATCCCGATTCTGGGCCTTGCCCCGATTATCTACGGAATCGTCCGCGATGAACAGGTGTCGCGCGTTATTATCTCCGGGTATATCACCTTTTTTCCGGTTGCGCTGAACATGCTGCGCGGACTGCGCAGTGTCGATCTGTCGGCGGTGGAGCTAATGCATTCCTATGCAGCCCGGCCTTGGGCCGTATATTGGAAGCTGAAGCTTCCGGCTGCGCTGCCGGGATTGTTCAGCGGCCTCAAAATCGCCGCCCCGCTCGCCGTAACGGGAGCTATTCTGGTCGAGCTGATGGGTGCGCAGCACGGTATTGGTGTCATTATGCTGCGCAATCTGTATTACGGGCCCTCCCACACTTACATGTTCTGGTCCACAGTGGTGGTCGGTGCACTGCTGGGTATCGCCAGCTACTGGCTGATAACGCTCATTGAACGGCTGATAGCGCCATGGCAGCCTGAATTCCGGTCAAAGGGAGGCGACCGCTGA
- a CDS encoding ABC transporter ATP-binding protein — translation MSLVAAKIPEIQLEDVEMRYQTETADVLALHQVSLDIAKGEFVSLLGPSGCGKTTLLRLMADLLTPTAGNVTVAGKSAKEARLAQKYGIVFQSPVLYDWRKVKHNITLPLELMGVKKAAREEKALELLELVGLQGFADKYPWQLSGGMQQRVAIARALSMEPEILLMDEPFSALDEFTRERLNEELLSVWAKVQSTIVFVTHSIPESIFLSDRVFVLSPHPGRLSAVVDIPLPRPRTAEMRNSPQFFELIARIRDSFEGV, via the coding sequence ATGTCACTTGTAGCGGCAAAGATTCCTGAAATACAGCTGGAAGATGTCGAAATGCGTTATCAGACAGAAACGGCAGATGTGCTGGCGCTGCATCAGGTAAGCCTTGATATTGCCAAGGGGGAATTTGTTTCTTTGCTGGGCCCGTCAGGCTGCGGCAAAACAACACTGCTGAGACTTATGGCAGACCTCCTGACACCGACTGCGGGCAATGTCACTGTAGCAGGAAAAAGTGCCAAGGAGGCGCGGCTGGCCCAAAAATACGGAATTGTGTTTCAAAGCCCGGTGCTTTACGACTGGCGCAAGGTGAAGCACAATATCACCCTGCCGCTGGAGCTGATGGGTGTCAAAAAGGCGGCCCGTGAGGAAAAGGCGCTTGAGCTGCTGGAGCTTGTCGGGCTGCAGGGCTTCGCTGACAAATATCCGTGGCAGCTGAGCGGAGGCATGCAGCAGCGTGTGGCGATTGCCCGTGCCCTCTCCATGGAGCCGGAAATTCTGCTGATGGATGAGCCGTTCTCGGCGCTGGATGAGTTTACCCGCGAACGGCTGAATGAGGAGCTGCTCTCTGTCTGGGCCAAGGTGCAGAGCACCATCGTATTTGTAACCCATAGTATACCGGAATCGATTTTTCTATCGGACAGAGTGTTCGTGCTCTCGCCGCATCCGGGCAGGCTGTCTGCTGTTGTGGATATACCGCTGCCGCGTCCGCGCACGGCAGAGATGCGAAACAGCCCACAATTTTTTGAGCTGATCGCCCGGATCCGCGACAGCTTTGAAGGGGTGTAG
- a CDS encoding histidine kinase N-terminal 7TM domain-containing diguanylate cyclase, translated as MGSLISNYIIFVSISGVLNALLALFAYYKKTDFAGIRAFICSSFFSAVYTFGFALELSGNSMQEIGFWIKVEYLGMPFIAPCSLLMIMHFVGLERLINKKLLIPLFAVPIISVLLVWTNEYHHLFYKSMIFREDAPSPLIDIVMGPWYIVQGSVTFGSMLAGMLLILWQWNRMKRVYRRQMITIFIGQFLPALGAFLYLIDKTPYGMDPVPVIMSVTSTLYFWAILSRGMLTAAPIARENLFESMRDGVLVTDRFDLLIDYNRAATGMMEGLDSSAIGRSLAQLFLPAGKDAVDYVMNADPLLSEERELAWNIGGTNCYYQVRSSPVLKKDGQPAGRMIVLIDVTERTLLQEKLQQLATIDSLTNIYNRTHFMELSRGLLTQALDRTSPLSIILLDIDFFKSINDRYGHQYGDMALQHVVGVCARHIREGDVFGRYGGEEFVMCLPDTPLKQAALLSEQIRSDVERSPMYTVSGQINVTASFGVVEACPPALSLEELLSEADHALYTSKRAGRNAVHLSSGAAITHFRP; from the coding sequence ATGGGATCTTTAATATCAAATTATATTATTTTTGTTTCTATATCCGGAGTGCTGAATGCACTCCTTGCATTGTTCGCTTACTATAAGAAGACCGATTTTGCCGGGATCCGAGCTTTTATATGCAGCTCTTTTTTCTCTGCCGTTTATACCTTCGGCTTTGCCCTTGAGCTGTCGGGTAACTCCATGCAGGAAATCGGATTCTGGATCAAGGTCGAATATCTGGGAATGCCTTTTATTGCCCCCTGCAGTCTTCTCATGATTATGCATTTCGTGGGACTGGAGCGCCTGATTAACAAAAAGCTGCTGATTCCGCTCTTCGCCGTCCCCATCATTTCCGTCCTGCTGGTATGGACCAACGAGTATCATCATCTGTTCTACAAATCGATGATCTTCCGGGAGGATGCGCCTTCTCCTCTGATTGATATCGTGATGGGCCCCTGGTATATCGTGCAGGGCAGCGTAACCTTCGGCTCTATGCTTGCCGGAATGCTCCTGATCCTCTGGCAGTGGAACCGGATGAAGCGGGTATACCGGCGGCAGATGATCACCATCTTCATCGGGCAGTTTCTGCCGGCCCTCGGCGCATTCCTCTATTTAATAGACAAGACCCCTTACGGCATGGACCCTGTACCGGTCATTATGAGCGTGACCTCAACCCTGTATTTCTGGGCTATTCTGTCCAGAGGGATGCTGACCGCCGCCCCCATTGCCCGTGAAAACTTATTCGAGAGCATGCGTGACGGGGTGCTCGTTACCGACCGCTTTGATCTGCTGATTGACTATAACCGGGCTGCCACAGGGATGATGGAGGGCCTGGACTCTTCTGCAATCGGGCGTTCTCTGGCCCAGCTGTTTCTTCCTGCCGGCAAGGATGCCGTAGATTACGTGATGAATGCCGACCCGCTGCTGAGCGAGGAACGGGAGCTGGCCTGGAATATAGGCGGAACCAACTGCTATTATCAGGTCCGCTCGTCTCCGGTGCTCAAGAAGGACGGCCAGCCTGCCGGGCGGATGATCGTATTGATTGACGTAACCGAACGGACCCTGCTTCAGGAGAAGCTCCAGCAGCTTGCCACAATCGACAGCCTTACCAATATCTATAACCGGACTCATTTCATGGAGCTAAGCCGCGGGCTGCTGACACAGGCGCTGGACAGGACAAGTCCCCTTTCCATTATTCTGCTGGATATCGACTTTTTCAAAAGCATCAATGACCGTTACGGCCACCAGTACGGCGACATGGCACTCCAGCATGTTGTAGGCGTATGTGCCCGGCATATCCGTGAAGGGGATGTATTCGGACGGTACGGGGGAGAAGAATTTGTAATGTGCCTGCCGGATACTCCGCTGAAGCAGGCTGCCCTGCTGTCCGAGCAGATCCGCAGTGATGTGGAGCGCAGCCCGATGTACACAGTATCAGGCCAGATTAATGTAACAGCCAGCTTCGGCGTAGTGGAGGCTTGTCCGCCGGCCCTGTCTCTGGAGGAGCTGCTCTCTGAAGCCGATCATGCCCTGTACACCTCCAAGCGTGCCGGACGCAACGCTGTGCACCTGTCCAGCGGAGCGGCAATTACACATTTCAGACCCTGA
- a CDS encoding DUF72 domain-containing protein has protein sequence MIKIGLTGFGDHDELYGKIKPAERLPAYSAHFPIVEIDSSFYAVQPVRNYVKWASQTPDDFQFIVKAYQGMTGHLRGKKNYYDSTGEMYEAFHHSIAPVREAGKLAMALFQFPPWFDCTKENVDFLREVKERMLDVPSAVEFRNESWYSPEMRDRTLGFLEREGWIHTVADEPQAGSGSIPIVPAATHPDITYIRLHGRNVQGWNQSSHPDWRKLRYLYRYSTEELTEWRDRLLELEKSCRELYVVFNNNSAGDATPNAKELQSLLGIDGGLAPLQLDLFN, from the coding sequence ATGATCAAGATCGGGCTAACCGGCTTCGGTGACCACGATGAGCTGTACGGCAAAATCAAGCCCGCAGAACGCCTTCCTGCCTACAGCGCCCATTTTCCCATCGTGGAAATCGACAGCTCCTTTTATGCGGTACAGCCGGTCCGGAATTATGTGAAGTGGGCCTCACAGACTCCGGATGACTTCCAGTTTATCGTAAAAGCCTACCAGGGAATGACCGGGCATCTGCGCGGTAAAAAGAACTACTATGATTCCACCGGTGAGATGTACGAAGCGTTTCATCATTCCATCGCTCCTGTGCGGGAGGCCGGCAAGCTGGCTATGGCCCTGTTCCAGTTCCCGCCCTGGTTTGACTGCACCAAGGAAAATGTAGATTTCCTGCGCGAGGTCAAAGAGCGAATGCTGGATGTTCCGTCAGCGGTGGAATTCCGCAATGAGTCCTGGTACAGCCCGGAAATGCGCGACAGAACACTAGGCTTTCTGGAACGTGAAGGCTGGATTCATACCGTAGCCGATGAGCCGCAGGCGGGCTCAGGCTCCATCCCCATCGTGCCTGCGGCAACCCATCCCGATATCACGTATATCCGGCTGCACGGCCGCAATGTCCAGGGCTGGAACCAGAGCAGCCACCCCGACTGGCGCAAGCTGCGCTACCTGTACCGCTATAGCACAGAAGAATTGACGGAATGGCGGGACCGCCTGCTGGAGCTGGAAAAAAGCTGCCGCGAGCTGTACGTGGTCTTCAACAATAACTCCGCAGGTGACGCTACCCCCAATGCCAAAGAGCTGCAGTCGCTGCTCGGCATTGACGGCGGCCTGGCCCCGCTTCAGCTGGACCTGTTTAACTGA
- a CDS encoding alpha-amylase translates to MKRNHTMMQFFEWHVEADGQHWKRLAEMAPDLKAAYIDSVWVPPVTKAVSGEDTGYGVYDLYDLGEFDQKGTIRTKYGTKQELVEAIAECLKNGIAVYVDLVMNHKAGADETEVFEVIEVDPNDRNKDISEPFEIEGWTKFTFPGRGEEYSAFKWDHTHFNGTDFDAKEGRTGVFRINGQNRAWNQNVDDEFGNYDYLMFANIDYLHEDVKQEMLNWGKWLVDTLQCSGYRLDAIKHINHEFIKEFAQEMKRKRGEDFYIVGEFWNSNLEACREFLNTVDYQIDLFDVSLHYKLYSASLAGRDFDLTKIFEDTLVQTHPLNAVTFVDNHDSQPHEALESWVGDWFKQSAYALILLRRDGYPVVFYGDYYGIGGPTPVDPKKAAIDPLLYTRYHKAYGDQDDYFDHPNTIGWVRRGVEELPGSGCAVVISNGDNGEKRMFLGEERAGEVWEDVTRNREETITIGEDGWAVFPVNGGSVSVWALPDQEDAEQEQSADSAEKH, encoded by the coding sequence ATGAAGAGAAACCATACGATGATGCAGTTTTTTGAGTGGCATGTGGAAGCGGACGGGCAGCACTGGAAGCGGCTGGCTGAGATGGCCCCGGATCTCAAGGCGGCCTATATTGATTCGGTCTGGGTTCCGCCTGTAACTAAAGCCGTCTCCGGCGAGGATACCGGATACGGCGTATACGATCTCTATGATCTGGGCGAGTTTGACCAGAAGGGCACGATCCGGACCAAATACGGCACAAAGCAGGAGCTGGTCGAGGCGATCGCCGAGTGTCTGAAGAACGGCATCGCGGTCTATGTGGATCTCGTCATGAATCATAAAGCCGGTGCAGATGAGACAGAGGTGTTCGAGGTCATTGAGGTGGACCCGAATGACCGCAACAAGGATATCTCTGAGCCCTTTGAGATTGAGGGCTGGACCAAGTTCACCTTCCCGGGACGCGGCGAGGAGTATTCCGCCTTCAAATGGGATCACACCCATTTTAACGGCACCGACTTTGACGCCAAAGAAGGCCGGACCGGCGTATTCCGGATCAACGGCCAGAACAGGGCCTGGAACCAGAATGTGGACGATGAATTCGGAAATTACGATTACCTGATGTTCGCCAACATTGACTACCTCCATGAGGATGTTAAACAGGAGATGCTGAACTGGGGGAAATGGCTGGTTGATACCCTGCAGTGCAGCGGTTACCGGCTGGATGCCATTAAGCATATCAACCATGAATTTATTAAAGAGTTCGCCCAGGAAATGAAAAGAAAGCGCGGCGAGGACTTCTATATCGTCGGCGAGTTCTGGAATTCAAATCTTGAAGCCTGCCGCGAATTCCTCAATACAGTTGATTACCAGATCGATCTGTTCGATGTATCTCTGCATTACAAGCTCTATTCCGCTTCACTGGCGGGCCGGGATTTTGATCTGACGAAAATTTTTGAGGATACGCTGGTCCAGACCCATCCGCTGAATGCCGTAACATTCGTGGACAACCACGATTCACAGCCTCATGAGGCGCTGGAATCCTGGGTTGGCGACTGGTTCAAGCAAAGCGCGTACGCGCTCATTCTGCTCCGCCGTGACGGTTACCCTGTTGTCTTCTATGGCGATTACTATGGAATTGGCGGCCCGACTCCGGTTGATCCGAAGAAGGCTGCCATTGATCCGCTGCTCTATACCCGGTATCACAAAGCCTACGGCGATCAGGATGATTATTTCGATCATCCCAACACCATCGGCTGGGTGCGCCGGGGTGTGGAGGAGCTGCCCGGCTCCGGCTGTGCAGTAGTGATCTCAAACGGCGATAACGGTGAGAAACGGATGTTCCTGGGTGAGGAACGGGCCGGGGAGGTCTGGGAGGATGTCACCCGTAACCGCGAGGAGACTATAACCATCGGTGAGGACGGCTGGGCCGTATTTCCGGTAAACGGCGGCAGTGTATCCGTCTGGGCGCTGCCGGACCAGGAGGATGCGGAGCAGGAGCAGAGCGCTGACAGCGCAGAAAAGCATTAA
- a CDS encoding biotin transporter BioY, with the protein MKKWTTRGLIFSALFAGVMIALSFLKIYLPISAVPITLQTLAVMLAGAVLGARYGTLAVLIVIGLCAAGFPVMGGSGGVAVLVGPTAGYIFSWPVAAFLIGLCSQRMKQNKYTFPKLAIANIAFGALLVYPGGVWWLAHSTGMDSFSKALTAGMWPFIPGDLVKAVLCAGVVTAVRQVYPIERILNSGSEGWAEGDHPTVSR; encoded by the coding sequence ATGAAAAAATGGACGACCCGCGGCCTGATCTTCAGCGCATTATTTGCCGGAGTCATGATTGCACTCAGTTTCCTCAAAATCTATCTGCCGATTTCGGCTGTGCCGATTACGCTGCAGACACTGGCAGTGATGCTGGCGGGTGCGGTGCTTGGAGCGCGCTACGGAACGCTGGCTGTGCTTATTGTTATCGGCCTTTGTGCAGCCGGATTCCCGGTTATGGGCGGCAGCGGTGGAGTAGCCGTACTGGTGGGGCCGACGGCGGGCTATATTTTCTCCTGGCCGGTTGCCGCCTTCCTGATTGGCCTGTGCTCCCAGCGTATGAAGCAGAATAAATATACGTTTCCCAAGCTGGCAATTGCCAACATTGCATTTGGCGCACTGCTGGTCTATCCCGGCGGTGTATGGTGGCTGGCGCATTCTACAGGAATGGATTCCTTCTCCAAGGCGCTGACTGCAGGAATGTGGCCGTTTATTCCGGGCGATCTGGTCAAAGCGGTCCTCTGTGCAGGCGTTGTAACAGCTGTACGTCAGGTGTATCCGATCGAGCGGATCCTGAACAGCGGCAGCGAAGGCTGGGCTGAGGGCGACCATCCGACGGTCAGCCGCTAA
- a CDS encoding ATP-binding cassette domain-containing protein: MITAQNITFSYRDGQRRLPVLQGISIHIARGEWVALTGANGCGKSSLVRMFNGLNIPSAGSLHAAGLDLRSAANRTAVKQHIQLVFQNPESQNIGSTPYEDVAFGLENRGLARDEMDAQIRRVLQQVGLAHKTGHDVVTLSGGERQRLAVACCLALQADMIIFDEATSMLDPAGRIHILELARELWQQGTTVLWVTQRPEELAESPRVAVMEEGILRFDGDPRTLFYSSGLPELLGWEPPPAVRIGRLLQSRGWPLSLLPLNEQELEAVL, encoded by the coding sequence ATGATTACAGCGCAAAATATAACCTTCTCATACCGGGACGGCCAGCGCAGGCTTCCGGTACTGCAGGGAATTTCCATACATATCGCCCGCGGCGAATGGGTCGCTCTGACCGGAGCGAACGGCTGCGGCAAGTCCTCTCTGGTGCGGATGTTCAACGGCCTCAATATACCGTCCGCCGGCAGCCTGCACGCAGCCGGTCTTGATCTCCGGTCTGCGGCGAACCGCACAGCCGTGAAGCAGCATATCCAGCTTGTATTCCAGAATCCCGAATCCCAGAACATCGGCTCCACCCCCTATGAGGATGTTGCCTTCGGGCTGGAGAACCGCGGGCTGGCCCGGGATGAGATGGATGCCCAGATCCGCCGCGTGCTGCAGCAGGTGGGCCTTGCCCATAAGACAGGCCATGATGTCGTCACCCTCTCCGGGGGAGAAAGGCAGCGGCTTGCTGTGGCCTGCTGTCTGGCCCTGCAGGCGGATATGATTATCTTTGATGAGGCAACGTCTATGCTGGACCCTGCCGGAAGGATTCATATTCTGGAGCTGGCCCGGGAGCTGTGGCAGCAGGGGACAACGGTGCTGTGGGTTACCCAGCGGCCGGAGGAGCTCGCGGAGAGCCCAAGGGTCGCCGTGATGGAGGAGGGGATACTGCGCTTTGACGGGGATCCCCGCACCCTGTTCTACAGCTCCGGACTCCCGGAGCTGCTGGGCTGGGAGCCGCCGCCGGCTGTCCGCATCGGCCGGCTGCTGCAGTCACGCGGCTGGCCGCTCAGCTTGCTGCCGCTTAACGAGCAGGAACTGGAGGCTGTGCTATGA